From Myripristis murdjan chromosome 13, fMyrMur1.1, whole genome shotgun sequence:
ATAAGCCGAGAGTGTACGTGGGCGTCCGAGTGAAGACTACGGTCAAAGAGCTGCTGCAGATGAAGAGAGCCCGTGAGgctgacagcaaaaaaaataaaacggtaACCACCTCCTTTACCTCTACCCCACCACCCTCCATCCCCTTCGCCCTCTCTCCCACAGCCCCCACTGCTCCCActcattagattagattcagtCTCAGGGACCCACATGGGCTGAGTTGTGTGGTTTTCCTATTGCTTGTctagaacaaaaaacaaatagggGGGAGAGTGAAACCTGTGGCTACAGCAACCATTCTCAAATTGGGATGATTTGTAATGAATCAGAGTGAAATGAAACTGTCCCTGATAACGCTGGGCTGCTCCGGGAacctcccccaccacccccgGTTGCGTCCGGACAACAAGAGCTGGAAACAGTTTAGCAGCTCTTCATGAAGCATGTTATGTTTTCACAGGCTGCCATAAATCATCTTAACCAGTGGATGATCCAAGTAACTAGCTCGCATATACTCCATATATTACAGAGTACATTCCAGATTCCCTGTTTGTTGCACGCCCTGCCTCATTCCGTTACATCTGCGCTGTCACTCTGCCTTGTGTGTCGTGCAGCCTCTGCAAAGAATaatgaacaaaacaatgaacTTCTAAATGACTGAGTGCTCTTTAGACAGCACCTTACATCTCACAGAGGAGTGTCAGTTTGACTATTCATTCTAGTCAAAATTTAACAGCAATAAGTTCAATGTCAAACTTAGATCACGTGCTTTAGTCTACTTCTTAGCCTGAGTACGTGCAAATCAGGATCACCGAACCCCCCCATGGGAtaggcattattattattattattagtagtagtagtagtagtagtagtagtagtagtatgtatgtatgtatattaatATTACATCGGTGATCCCCAGgcagacacatgcatgctctctctctctctctctctctctctctctctctctctcacacacacacacacacacacacacacacacacacacacacacacacacacacacacacagtgagaaaatcaatatatatgaacaaaaatcctttttttcaaaatatgattTATAGAACTCCTACAATCCAAATACTCTTCAAAACTAATGATTctacttttttcttctctctcgcTTTTTCTCTTTCTAATCCACATGAACAGATCTCCCAGGCTTGTTTGGATATTCAGGATCCTTGTGCGTCCACTTTGCCAAGTAAGTTTAGCAAGTAATATCCACTGTCCAGAGTCCATCGTCCATTTAAAACCACCTCTGCTCCACGACTGTAGCATCTCTGTCCAGCTTGACCCACATGAAGCACTTGCAGCAATTTACAGTTTGTAGTCTTTGCATGCAGGAGTAGCCGATTTGCAATTATGAAATAAAGATTAAACCATTTCCAAGAGTCTCATGAGCTCACTAACTACAAATCCCATTGTTTAACAGCAAATCCCCCTCTGTGCAAATGTGGGCGTTActaaaacaaagaagaaaaaaatgtgcgACGCGTTTTATTGGTTTGATCAAAGAAAACCAATCGTCCAAAGAATGCTGCACACTGAGTTTGCACTTAACTGTATCAGGCAACAAACTGCCCTGACCCCCATTACTCACCAATGAAATACTTACATGAAAGATCCAGTTAAAACCACTGGTGAGAGGAGGCTTTGGAATGCAATTCCAGTCAACTATTGACAACTACATTCCTAAAGGACAGTGTAATGGGACCCTTTTTATAAACGTGCATTCAAATGTGTTGGCTGGCGGTGCTGTGACATCACGGAGGTGATCAGAACTGATTTAAATGTCTTCCTGAGTTCTTCTGCATATCAGCACAGACCACCTTGTGCCGAGCCTAGTTTGTGTTTATGCCTCTTGCGGATAAAGttcagatttttctctctcttacgcCTGCAGTAGTGGATTGAGATGACGTTTGAGCAATAAATTTCACTTGTCTTTTATTTAACTGCAAGAAAAGCTGTGTATGTTGATTTGATATGATGTCTGCAGAGTTTCAGGATATcatccagtgcagtttcaatATTTTCTGGAAACACAACGAGCAGCCCCCTCCCCTATCAtggtgtgtttatttatttatacatgcaTGTTATAATCGTCATGCTTGATGCGCACTCTGACAGGTCGGTACGTGGACTGCGCTGCCTCTGTTCACGTGGCGGACGCGAGCGGCGGCGGCTGCGGCGCACGAGCCCTCCAGGTGCGCGCCGGCTCGTTCCCAGTGGCTGAGAGCGCGTTCAGCTTCCAGGTGCAGGACGGCGCCTTCAGTGACAcccagcagcagtttgtggATGTCATGTTGCCCGGTAACGGCTACAGCAACACCGACCACGGCACCAGCTACAGCGCCGCCCTGCCGCCCAGCCTGCCGCTGCCCTGGGCTCACGGTCTCTCCTCTGATGCAGACTACTACGGCCACGGCATGGTGGGTATCGAGAGAACTGGCTTTGCTTTTCTCATAGCCCTGATTAGGAAGGTTTTTCCAGCAGCAAGactgccatggcaaccctcGCTCAGAAATCTTGCCTTGGTGTCCTGCAACACGCACCATTGAACATAAATGAAGTCAATTTCTGATAATTatcaaattattaattattaatatagaattaataatatatatagaagctttttcacagcagccattttgtcatAGAAATAGCAGGGCACACACAGGAATTACTAATGTCACCAATTAAGATGCTGCTCCTTTAAAGTTTCCAGTAATTTATGTCATTAGGACTCAAACACCTGTGCTGGCCTGTACTATGTATGCCAAAATGGTCTATTATGCAGTTATTGATTTGTTGTCAGGTGCTGGAAGCATATTAGCAAAACTACAGCAACTATAATTCACAGCAAATGTGGCTTTATTAGTCCTCAGGATGGACTTTGAGAACATGAGATGCATGAGATACTTGACAAAACTAGCAGCAGTAAAATTGGACAACACTCTTGTAAGAGCTGCTGCATTAATGACAGAGTCCAAATAGAGCCTGTTTAGATGATAGGCTATATTTCAGGAAAACACTCGACCTagggtattttatttttcccttctGTTGTGTGCAATCAAATTAATGAGCAGTTATTCGTAATGAAGAATATCTCCTGACAGGTGAGGTCTCACTTTCCCCGCAGTAATCTTGGCAGATACAGAGTAGTGAATCCCAGACAACACCACAGAGATGCACCCATTGGCCTCGGGAACAAAATCTTTTGAACGCGGAGCTGTGGCCTCGTGCATGCCAATCAGACAGCGTGTGACATGAAGACAAACTTATGTAACCCGTGCCATGTCGATATGTTCCTCCCCTTCTCAGGCTCCTGCCTCACCACCGGATTCCTTGAAGCTCTGCAGCCCGGTGGATCCCAACAGCTACTCTCCACAGgactctttctcctcctcttcctcctcctcctgctacGACTCGCCCACCAGGATGGAGTCCAGCTACCAACCTTTCACTCCGGAgcactaccactaccaccagTGTAACCTGCAGGACTGTTACTGCCTGTCCCACTGCTGGACCGGCCAGCAAGAGAGCTTTTCTGCCCCCGAGTACGCACCTTACTACGGCCCCACAGACTATGCATACCCCTGTCCCGTTGAAGAGAACTATTTTAGGAGGGATCTCCCCATGAGCTCAGAAATGTGCTACAATGTACTATGATGAGACCTTCACCAGTATTGCGTTTGTTGCTCTGACCATGTAAATACGATGCACTGCAAATACACCAAGTCTGTAGTGAGACCACCACTGTTTACTCAGCTGCtttgcatttcagtgtgtgCTCTGATCGCTTTTTGCTATGACAAATTGGTGGTTGACTGAATGGATAATGGAAAGgctcactttatttttatatcaatGACTCCTTTTTGTACCATTTAGATTATTTTCATATGGacacatacttttttttgtttgtttttttactgtactaaataaaatgtattgaacCCAACATGTCATTGCAGTTCATTTCTGTAGAAACCAAAAGGCTCAGgctgactgatgactgatgagCCAACCAAGCCACAGACTTAATAGTTTCGCTTAATTTTGATAATTTAGACATTCgtacactctcagaaaataaagcccatAATTGTACCTTTAGGGGTCACTAGGGACCAGCTTTTGTACCCTTGACACCAGGAACTTATTTGAAAGCTTGTGGTTTATACCGTATATAGTCCAGTCTTGTTCCTATACTATAACTACAAAAATGACTGGAGAATTGCATTATCTATTTTTCATAGCCACAAACCAGCAAAACTTATTTCATGGCTAGTAAACCATAGCCTACAAGTTAAAATCTACCTTAAATCAACATTTcacctaatttatttatttgtataggcatttatttatatatttatttattaactcaTTGTATATGACCAGACAAACACCGTCTTGTCATATTGCaccttaacatttagaggaaacagtAGATATATGtaccttttactgcttgggaacatATAAGTACCTTtttggctgtgaaaaaggttGCACATAATTACTTTGAGGTCCAATAATTAGTCCAATAGGAGGGACATTTGTGCTGATTGTACCCTGGTGGACAGAAATAGACTCCTACTGGTCCCGTGTCTCTGGCAGTGTATAGTCATTATGTAGCTAATAACagatttttaaacttttttttttcaagtggcAACAATAATAAATCATATGGTCctacattaataaataatatgactaacccaaacctgtgaggctgaaattaattaataacttacagcaaaacaaaacagtgaattGGATCCACACCAGAGTGTGTAGCTGGTCAGTGTAAAACATCTCTGGCAGACAGTTCAGCCCTTTTCTGTCAATGATAAATCAAACTATCGCTGTTTTGAAGTTTTGATCAAAGTTACTGCATGTAAGCACATACTTCAATAGCAAATCCTCCGTAGTAGCAACATTTTAGCTGTAACAatttgaattttcattttccctcgAATATGCATCATCCATAACcaaaatacacatatatattttttttaaaaaaaaatagacacacaGGTAGCGCCTTGTGAACCTTTAACCACCTCAGCTCTCCTGATCCCAACATGCCAAACAGGTCCTGCTGAATACCAGGGAAatctgtataaaatgatgcacacgacttgtagatatttttatatatttgatgTGACGCTGCAGCCAGAGAACGATGGCATCTTGGCCTTGAATATTGCACTCAATAAAAAAATGGTAAGTGTGatgcaggggcgccgccagggattttgggccccatgaaaagaaatcttattgggcccttgtatagccggccaaCAGGCAAACcattttatttcaggcctttcgagggccccctcacccattgtggccctgggtaatcagtcccacttttccccccactacaaCGCCCCtggtgtgatgtagcttcagtgaagtgctgcaaccagctgatgcacaatatggatgtgacactgtCCTACAATATGcttatacactcctgatcaaaattttaagaccagttgagaaattgcaagaatttatattttgcactgttggatcttaagaaggttctaaatagagcttcaaaatgcaaaaagaagaaatgggattgagacaaaaaaaaaaaaaaaaattgagtaagcaatttattgcaaacaaccattaaactgaaataggctgttcattagctgatcaaaagtttaagaccacagcctttaaaagcccaaatctttggGCAGTAAGACAGTAAGActgtcattttaaacttcttaaaagatcctgtgggttatggaacaaaaaagtcaagtggtagacccaaaaaaatttcaccggccctgagccagaggatccaattggctgatcctcggcccaaattaagctagtcactggtgccaactacAGTCCCaaaaccatcagacggcatctgcgagagaagggttttaagcaCAAAAATCATCTTCAAAGgtctcgtctccttcaacggcacaaaattgcccgtttggagtttgcacgagagcaccaaacatgggacattgaaaggtggaagaaagttttattctctgatgagaaaaaatgtaactttaGCGGTCCTGATGggttccaacgttactggcatgacaaggagatgccacctgaaatgttttctacacagcacagtggagggggcgccatcatgatctggggggctttttccttcaatggaacaatggagcttcaggttgtgcagaggcgtcaaacagctggctatgtggagatgttgcagggggcatccctcatgactgaaggccatcgtctgtgtggtaatgactgggtttttcaacaggacaatgctgCAGTttacaatgcccgcctgacaaaggacttcttccagagaaataacaccactcttttgaaccatcctgcgtattcccctgatctaaatccaactgagaacatctggggttggatggcaagggaagtttacaaaaagggacaccagttccagacagtggatgccctccatgaagccatcttcaccacttggagcaacattcccactagcctcctggaaacactagcatcaagcatgctaaaacgaatttttgaggcgATTaacaaaaaagcttttttgcctttgccatcaggaggtcatgacagtgtggatacttgacagaaaatgacactgaatccacatttttgccaagatttgggcttttaaaggcagtggtcttaaacttttgatcagctgatgaacagcctatttcagtttaatggttgtttgcaataaattgcttactcaatttttttttctcactcccattttgttctttttgtatcttgaagctctacttagaaccttcttaagatccaactgtgcaaaatgtaaattcttttcaactggtcttaaaatttatCAGGGGTGTATGAATTTTAAGCTCTTATATTCTGTTAAATGCTGTTATATTCTAATAAATCTATCCATTCTGCAGAGAGTGGTGCTTTAAGGGACCAGTTTTGGTGTTTATATTATGCCCAGACACAGTATTTAAACTGATTTCGTTCAAGTCCTTTAACATCTCTTAACTGCAGTGAAGGCTGCATATTAGGACATTTTTCCCATATAATATCAGCAGATTGAAACTTTGGGGTTCTGATGCTTATCGTCTAGCTTCTAGCAGGCTTGAACCAAATATTCACCATTTTCTGTCGAAACCCGAGGGCCTGCAGCTTTTTGTGAGCCCAAAGCAGACCAAAGTCCCATTAATTGCTCACAACAGCCTCTTTCAACAACACTTTTGAACCCGAGCCAAAACGAAAGCCGCACGTGACAGCCTTAATCTTTTGCAGTGGCAACAGTAACAAGGTTAGAGCTCTCAGGCATTACAGTGAAAGGGCTCAGGTATGTGGGGTTCTCAACTGAAACCACAACAGTGTCAACAGCAAAAGGCACCATCCACCCTAACCTGATCTGTCCGCAGCTCTTCACTATGATCTGTTGGCGTAAACAAGCCTCCATACTGGTTAAGTCTCCCCATTTACCTTCAGGGTCACTACCATTGTTGTTGGCAAGAAGTTCAACTGGGATGGTGAGGGGCGTTGTCTGTCTGCTGGTTTACATCAGGTGTCTGATAAGGCTGTGAATGGGGTGTCTGATGGGAGATCGGGGCACTGCCGCCTGGCTCTGTCTCACCTGTTGTGAGGTCTCACTTTCGCATTAATCAAAACGCCACATGACTCCTTCTTGGTTTTCTCTCAGACCAGATAAGAGGTGGGAGAATCTGTTTCTTTACAATATGTGTGTAGTGTTTTGCATGTTAAAGAAGAGCTGCCCCCCCCCAGGTGTTTTGATCCCGCTTACACTGCCAGATATCATCAATCCACGAACGATGCCCACTGCATTCCAATCGCTGAAGTGTTGCAACTGACTTTGTTGATGTACCCAGATTCCTGCAACCCGTCTCGTCTACCTCCACCCCAATAAGTGCTTTCATGCATTTTCCAAGATCatatcacatcaccacatcttGTCTGGcggctgtgttgcattctgggtTATTTAGACTACAGTCGGCGGAGAAATCGCTCTCTTTGCCTCTTCTACAATTCGATTTCTTTGTGACTGTTAGTGTAAAATGTTGGCTCTAGAGCAGGGCTGCCTAATTTGGAGCCCGTAGGCCCGCTGAGGCATTCGACAGCCTCATACTTTCAAAGTGCAGTGGAATCCGATCCGTAATGACTGCAAAATGTCAATTTTGTGCATCTAAGAAGTACCTAATCTGAATTTTACAGCAATATACAGCATAGAGCTGTTAAGCTTCCCTATTAAATTATGTACATCTTATCTACAAAGAAATACAGTATTAATCTTTGGTAAAATATAACaaattttaatgtaatgtaacttcacctcaacatttattttttggcgGCGGCCTTCTCCATCCAGATGAATTTTTTTGGCCCCTCATAGGAAAGAATTTGGGCACCTCTGCTCTCGAAAGACTTTTCTCTTTGCTTGTGATGGACTGACATGAAAACCTGAGCTTTATTGTTGATGATTTAGACTAaagcagcacaaaacacaccaccaaacaCCAACAAGTGTGACTGCTCAccattttgtgtgtgagcagtgtagAGGAGGTTCACCTCTCTAACATGTCTTTGAGCCTCGGCTGTGTAACTTATAATCAAATGCCTAAATATGAAAGATCAAATATCATCGTGCTGCCGTCTCATAAGCTATGCATTGACATTTAAATGACAAGTCAAGTCTTGTTATGAAAGCTGAAGCCGGATTCGGTTCTGTTTGAAATGCTGAAGTGCCTGCTTGACCCCGGGAGTTTGGGACTATAATTTTACCATCCAAAGGGGCTCCTTCGTGTCAAACACAGCTCAGAGTAAGGAGGAAGGATTACCGAGTGTTTGACCCAGGTCATACAAAAgtttgccaggaaaaaaaaagaagaaaaaaaaaataaataaggggAGGCTGCTTTGTGTCTTCCCGGATACACTGCTCTCATTCAAGTGAAACAGAGTGTTGTGAGTgattggtgtgtgcatgtgtgtgtgtgtgtgtgtgtgtgtgtaaagtgtgttcCAAAATTCCTGTTAATATACTCCTCTCATGTCAACTGATTGCTGCTGAACAAGCAATAGTGGAAATCCCCCTGCCATGGCTTGGCAGCATGTGATCACGTCTTAGCTGTGAAGAAACACCCACAGTCACGGCCTGCAGGTACAGCTCTCACTCGGCTTTAATTTTGGCAGTGTTGCCATTTCATAACACTGCCACAGGCAACCATCTTGCAGTCTTACCtgaccccctccaccccccacccccaagaGCCAGTAAGTGTAA
This genomic window contains:
- the linc.pou2af1 gene encoding colorectal cancer associated 2 translates to MRTLTGRYVDCAASVHVADASGGGCGARALQVRAGSFPVAESAFSFQVQDGAFSDTQQQFVDVMLPGNGYSNTDHGTSYSAALPPSLPLPWAHGLSSDADYYGHGMAPASPPDSLKLCSPVDPNSYSPQDSFSSSSSSSCYDSPTRMESSYQPFTPEHYHYHQCNLQDCYCLSHCWTGQQESFSAPEYAPYYGPTDYAYPCPVEENYFRRDLPMSSEMCYNVL